From a region of the Plasmodium reichenowi strain SY57 chromosome Unknown, whole genome shotgun sequence genome:
- a CDS encoding rifin: protein VNTHKKTPYSKPHYTPTTRLLCECELYSPANYYNDPEMKKVMENFNKQTEERF, encoded by the coding sequence gTAAATACCCACAAAAAAACTCCATACAGCAAACCACATTACACGCCAACTACTAGGCTATTATGCGAATGTGAATTATATTCACCTGccaattattataatgatcCGGAAATGAAAAAAGTAATGGAAAATTTCAATAAACAGACGGAAGAACGTTTT